A region from the Spea bombifrons isolate aSpeBom1 chromosome 7, aSpeBom1.2.pri, whole genome shotgun sequence genome encodes:
- the GPR146 gene encoding probable G-protein coupled receptor 146 — protein MWSCEDLNYTDNIEEQHLCHDFHLILFVFSLLYLIVCFPTGLCYNVQLVLVNLYNKATMTMPDVYFVNMAIAGLIINAVAPVYLLGPDYTRWSLWNFGNEVYITLLILFNVSSLVIMYSTTLLSLDYYIECALPRTYMSSVYNTKHVCGFIWGGAVLTSFSSLLFYICNHVSTKIIECSKMQNREAADAIMVFIGYVVPVLAVVYAMVLILKIRKEGTPLDQDSGRLDPSVHRLLIVTVCTQFLLWTPYYITLLVNTFADVWVKSTDLKYMRIFQFIEGLSNFLAFSSSFVIPLLHRHINKNFHSKLQRLLKKLHCGNQGCPHERTAVQQVLT, from the coding sequence ATGTGGAGTTGTGAAGATCTGAATTACACCGACAATATCGAAGAGCAGCATTTGTGCCATGATTTCCACCTTATACTCTtcgtcttctctcttctctaccTCATCGTTTGCTTCCCAACCGGCCTTTGCTACAACGTGCAGCTGGTGTTGGTCAACCTCTACAACAAAGCAACAATGACTATGCCAGATGTATACTTTGTCAACATGGCCATCGCTGGACTCATCATCAACGCGGTAGCCCCGGTCTACCTTTTAGGACCAGACTACACACGGTGGTCCCTGTGGAACTTTGGAAATGAAGTTTACATCACTTTGCTAATCCTCTTCAATGTGTCCTCTTTGGTGATCATGTATTCGACTACCTTGCTCAGCCTGGACTACTACATTGAATGTGCTCTACCGAGAACATACATGTCAAGCGTCTACAATACGAAACACGTGTGTGGATTTATATGGGGAGGAGCTGTGCTGACCAGTTTTTCATCTCTCCTTTTCTACATTTGTAATCACGTCTCCACCAAAATCATTGAGTGTTCTAAGATGCAGAACAGGGAGGCAGCCGATGCCATCATGGTCTTTATTGGATACGTGGTGCCGGTTCTTGCTGTGGTTTATGCTATGGTGCTTATCTTGAAGATACGGAAAGAAGGAACACCGCTTGACCAAGACTCTGGGAGATTAGACCCATCAGTGCACCGGCTTTTAATTGTAACTGTGTGCACGCAGTTTCTACTATGGACGCCATACTACATCACCCTGCTGGTGAACACTTTCGCGGATGTTTGGGTGAAGTCAACGGACTTAAAGTACATGAGGATTTTCCAATTTATTGAAGGTTTATCCAACTTTTTGGCTTTCTCAAGCAGCTTTGTCATACCCTTATTACACAGGCACATCAACAAAAACTTTCACAGCAAATTGCAGAGGCTGCTTAAAAAATTGCACTGTGGTAACCAAGGGTGTCCCCACGAACGTACCGCAGTTCAACAGGTGTTGACTTGA